From one Thamnophis elegans isolate rThaEle1 chromosome 7, rThaEle1.pri, whole genome shotgun sequence genomic stretch:
- the APOLD1 gene encoding apolipoprotein L domain-containing protein 1, producing MMIMEYDVFSFSFDPTYRFYNTLLDQQSQLCNHIKKLQKILQRLSKLNRCSVIAHLTGNSLSAAGAIMAIVGLSLSPATLGASLLASGVGLGVAAAGGAVSITSDLSLVFCNSKEVKRAKKIALACHNQMKEIMNCLEFLHRSWNPTDPFLLQTEKNACIALYNSTCFLVFCGPQGFLLPEHTEEVTKVSHILLKAKIQKLAENLEVCARHMDEICKLLESRKACSWRTKGLV from the coding sequence ATTATGGAGTACGATGTCTTCTCCTTCAGTTTCGATCCTACATATCGCTTCTACAACACACTGCTTGACCAGCAAAGCCAGCTATGCAACCACATCAAGAAACTCCAAAAGATATTACAGAGACTCAGCAAACTGAACAGATGTTCTGTCATTGCACATCTAACAGGAAATTCTTTAAGTGCAGCAGGAGCAATTATGGCCATAGTGGGGCTGTCTTTGAGCCCTGCAACTCTAGGAGCCTCTCTTTTGGCTTCTGGGGTGGGTTTAGGGGTGGCGGCTGCAGGAGGGGCCGTTTCCATTACTTCAGACCTTTCTTTAGTGTTCTGTAACTCCAAGGAGgtgaaaagagcaaaaaagattgCACTGGCCTGTCACAATCAAATGAAGGAAATAATGAATTGTTTGGAGTTCCTGCACCGCAGTTGGAATCCCACCGACCCTTTCTTATTGCAGACTGAAAAAAATGCTTGTATTGCCCTTTATAATTCCACCTGCTTCCTGGTGTTCTGTGGTCCTCAGGGCTTTCTGTTGCCTGAGCACACAGAAGAGGTGACAAAAGTGAGCCATATCCTACTTAAGGCAAAAATCCAGAAACTGGCCGAAAACCTAGAAGTCTGTGCAAGACACATGGATGAAATCTGCAAGCTTTTAGAAAGCAGGAAAGCATGTTCCTGGAGGACAAAAGGATTAGTATGA